The Thermococcus sp. genome includes a region encoding these proteins:
- a CDS encoding N-6 DNA methylase translates to EEVLKKAEFTERFSYGYPPNNSADWAWIQHMLASAKENGRIGIVIDNGALFRGGKEKKIRAKVLNEDLLEAVILLPEKLFYNTGAPGAIMIFNRAKPEERKGKVLFINASREYEQHPEVRKLNRLGEKHIEKIVEAYRGFKEIEGFSRVRSTEEIKENDYNLNVTLYVFPMEEEEEIDVKAEWEELRKINEELAKVDEKIEGYLRELGY, encoded by the coding sequence GCGAGGAGGTTCTCAAAAAGGCCGAGTTCACGGAGAGATTCAGCTACGGTTATCCGCCTAACAACTCTGCCGACTGGGCTTGGATACAGCACATGCTCGCGAGCGCGAAAGAGAACGGCAGAATAGGGATAGTCATAGACAACGGGGCACTCTTCAGGGGCGGGAAGGAGAAAAAGATAAGGGCGAAGGTTCTCAACGAGGATCTCCTTGAAGCGGTAATTCTCCTCCCCGAAAAGCTGTTCTACAACACCGGAGCACCGGGGGCAATAATGATCTTCAACAGGGCGAAGCCGGAGGAGAGGAAGGGAAAAGTCCTCTTCATCAACGCCTCGCGGGAGTACGAGCAACACCCTGAGGTCAGGAAGCTCAACCGCCTCGGGGAGAAGCACATCGAGAAGATAGTTGAAGCTTACAGGGGGTTCAAGGAAATTGAAGGCTTTTCAAGGGTTAGGAGTACAGAGGAGATAAAGGAGAACGACTACAACCTCAACGTGACGCTGTACGTCTTCCCGATGGAGGAAGAGGAGGAGATTGACGTTAAAGCCGAGTGGGAGGAGCTGAGGAAGATTAACGAGGAGCTTGCTAAGGTAGATGAGAAGATTGAGGGGTATTTGAGGGAGCTGGGGTATTGA